One Deltaproteobacteria bacterium DNA window includes the following coding sequences:
- a CDS encoding ATP-binding cassette domain-containing protein, which produces MAEEIVQPAPVIEVKGLTKRFGDRVAVDSLDFSLFPGECMGLLGPNGAGKTTTIAILLGLVQKSAGQVRVLGQDYPGDLRVVKRRIGVAPQMDNLDPDLTVIENLLTYASYFDIDRKTARGRAEELLEFFALSIRRSEVIQNLSGGMRRRLLIARALINSPELLILDEPTIGLDPQARHLIWEKITTLKGQGTTILLTSHYMEEVERLSGRVIIMESGRRVAEGDPQELVHERIGQEVYEVMSSEDELGHLAAILDSCHADYERLSDRILIYVRKPCPELEALALSHSYVMKRPANLEDLFLRLTGRTLREDR; this is translated from the coding sequence ATGGCAGAGGAGATCGTCCAGCCGGCCCCTGTCATCGAGGTGAAAGGGCTCACGAAGAGGTTCGGAGACAGGGTCGCGGTGGATTCCCTCGATTTTTCCCTGTTTCCCGGGGAATGCATGGGGCTCCTCGGGCCGAACGGAGCGGGCAAGACCACGACCATCGCCATACTCCTTGGCCTTGTCCAAAAGAGTGCCGGGCAGGTGCGCGTGTTAGGGCAGGATTATCCCGGTGACCTTCGGGTGGTGAAAAGAAGGATAGGGGTCGCCCCCCAGATGGACAACCTGGATCCGGATCTGACGGTCATCGAGAACCTTCTCACCTATGCGTCCTATTTTGATATCGATCGAAAGACCGCCAGGGGCCGGGCCGAAGAACTCCTCGAATTCTTCGCCCTTTCCATCAGGCGATCAGAGGTGATCCAGAACCTCTCAGGTGGCATGCGACGGCGTCTTCTCATCGCGCGCGCCCTCATCAATTCCCCGGAGCTGCTCATCCTCGACGAGCCGACCATCGGTCTTGATCCCCAGGCAAGGCACCTCATCTGGGAAAAGATCACCACCCTAAAGGGGCAGGGGACGACCATCCTACTTACGAGCCATTACATGGAGGAGGTGGAGCGGCTTTCGGGCCGGGTCATAATCATGGAGTCAGGAAGGCGGGTGGCTGAGGGAGACCCGCAGGAACTCGTCCACGAGAGGATCGGACAGGAGGTGTACGAGGTGATGAGCTCCGAAGACGAACTCGGCCATCTCGCTGCCATCCTCGACTCATGCCATGCCGACTACGAACGCCTCTCCGACCGGATACTCATCTATGTCCGCAAGCCTTGTCCAGAGCTCGAGGCCCTCGCCCTATCCCATTCATACGTGATGAAACGGCCGGCCAATCTTGAAGATCTTTTCCTGCGACTGACGGGAAGAACCCTGCGGGAGGACCGATGA